Sequence from the Kineosporia succinea genome:
GCCGCGTCCGGGGAGTGGGGCTTTCCGATCTACCGCCCGCCCCGGTCTCCCCGAGACGGGCACTTCTGCTGACCGGTACCCGCAGACCGCCTCACCCGCAGGCCAGCGGCCGGAGATCCCGACCCTTGAGAGCACCGGCACAGCGCTCGAGCCGACACTCCACCCGTCCACCGGCGAGCTGGTTCGGCCCACCGGACAGCCGCCGACGGGACAGCCGCCGACGGGACAGCCGCCGACGGGACAGCCGCCGACGGGACAGCCGCCCACCGGACAGCAGCCCACGGGGCAGTTGCCGACCGGGCAGCTGCCGACCGGGCAGTTCACGTCCCGCCGCGAGCGCAAGCTCTACGAGACCGGGGCCATCAGCATGCCCACCGGCTCGATCACGTCCACCCCGGCCCGCACACAGCCGCAACAGCAAGCGCAGCAGCCACGGCAACAAGCGCCGCAGACCCGGCCCGAGACCGAGGGGAGGCGGGTGGGGGAGGCGACCGACGCGTCCACCATCGGCCCCACGAAGCAGAAGCGCCTCGGCGGCATCGTGCTGCGCTCGCTCGCGGCCCTGCTGGCGGTGGCCGGCCTGGTCGTGCTCGCCGTGGGCGGCCTCAAGGCCACGGTCTGGGCTCCCTCCAGCACTGTCACCGCCACACTCGGCGCGCACTCGGACAAGTTCGTGACCACCGAGGTCGGCGCCCTCGCGCTGGAGGGCACCCGGCTCGAGGTGAAGGCCTCGGGCTCGGGCAGCGCTCCGGTGTTCGTCGGCGTGGGCCGGGCCGCGGACGTCGACGCGTACCTCGCCGACGCCGCCAACGACCGCATCACCGGCATCGACCACGACGAGTCCACGCTGGTCACCCGGCGCGTGGGCAGCGACACCGCGGAGGCCCCGGACCCGGCGGGCGTCGACGTCTGGGCGGTCAGCTCGCTCGGTCAGGGCTCGGCCGACCTCACCTGGACCGACCCGGCCTCCGGGCAGTGGCGCCTGGTGATCGCGACCGACGGCTCCCAGCCGGCCCCGCAGGACGTGACGCTGACCTGGTCGGGCGCCCCGACCTCGAACCCCGCCCCGGCCTGGATCGCCGTCGGCATCGTGCTGCTGGTGGCGGGCGTCATCGCCTCGATGATGCTGCGTGCCCGGGCCCGTGAGGAGAGCAAGGCATGATCCGCCGCAGAACCGCCCTCGGCCTGCTGCTCACCCCCCTCGTGGTGGCGAGCTGCGGCCAGGGCGAGGTGACGATCACGGCCCCCCGCGCCGACACCCGGGCCTACCCGGTCGTGGAGTCCGGCCAGGCCCGCTCGATCCTCGACGCGGTCGACGCGGCCGTGTCCGACGGCGTCAGCTCCAAGGACACCACCGAGACCGCCGACGCCCGGCTGACCGGCCCGTACCTGCAGATCCGGCTGGCCGAGGCGAAGATCGCGGCCCGGCGCAAGAAGAAGGTCGCCGAGCCGGCCGCGTTCACCCGCCAGGCCCTGGTGGTTCCGCGCACCACCGCGTGGCCCCGGTTCTTCCTGGCGGTGGGGCAGAGCCAGAACTCGTCCACCTACCTGGTGCGCGTGCTGCGGTCCGACGAGGCCCGCGCCCCCTACGGGCTCTGGGCCGAGACGATGATGCTGCCGGGCGCGAGCCTGCCGCAGGCCACGACCGACGCCTCGGTGCTCGCCGCCGACGCCGAGGGGCTGCTCCTGAGCCCGGCGGAAGCGATCGAGGGCTTCGCGGGTTACCTCAACGGCAAGGGCAAGGGGAAGGGCGCCGCCAACTTCCGCCGCAGCGAGTACAGCGATCAGCTGCTGCAGCGTCTGGCGGCCGACGAGGAGGGCCTGAAGGAGGTGGCGACGGTGTCGAGCAAGCACGTCGCCGTCGACGAGGCCCCCCTGGCCCTGCGCACGGACGACGGCGGGGCCCTGGTCGTGGGCCAGCTCCGCCAGACCTACACGGTGAAGGTGAAGTCCGGCTCGGGCAAGGTCAGGGTCAAGGACGCCGACCTGGCCGCGCTCGCCGGCAGCAAGGACGAACTGAGCTTCAGCAAGTCCTTCACCCGCACCGCGGTGGAGGTCGTGGTGCTGCACGTCCCGGCCACGGATTCGAAGGAACGAATCCGGGTCGTCGCCGCCGACAAGGGTGACGTCGAGGCCGTGGTGAAGTAGTGACGTACATATCGGGGCAAGGAGAAGGGAACCCTCGATGACGAACCAGCCGGGGATGCGAGCAGGTAGGCCCTCGCTCAACCTGCGCGGTGCGGTGGATCTGGGAGGACTGGCCGCGCGGCCGGCCGCTCCCACGGGTGCGAAGAGCGCCACTGGTGGTCCGGCGGGAACGCCGGGCGCCTTCGTCATCGACACGACCGACGCGTCGTTCGCGACCGAGGTCATCCAGCAGTCCCAGACCGTTCCGGTGGTGCTGGACTTCTGGGCCGAGTGGTGCGGGCCCTGCAAGCAGCTGTCACCGCTGCTGGAGTCGCTGGCCGCCGAGCTGAACGGCCGGATTCTGCTGGCCAAGGTCGACGTGGACGCGAATCCGCAGCTGGCGCAGGCTTTCCAGGTGCAGTCGATCCCGAGCGTCTTCGCGGTGGTCAAGGGCCAGCCGATCCCGCTGTTCCAGGGCGCCCAACCGGACGCCCAGGTGCGCGCGGTGTTGGACGAGCTCCTGCGCGTGGCCGAGGCGAACGGTGTCACCGGTGTGCTCGCGGCCGAGCCGGCCGGTGAGGCCGACGACGACGCCGAGCCGGAGGAGGAGCCGTTGCCTCCGCTGCACCAGGAGGCGTACGACGCGATCGAGCGGGACGACCTGGACGCGGCGATCACCGCGTACGAGCAGGCACTGCGCGAGAGCCCGGCCGACGACCTGGCCAAGGTCGGCCTGGCCCAGGTGCAGCTGATGAAGCGCACCAACGGCGTCGACCCGAACCAGGCCCGGCAGACGGCGGCCCAGAACCCGGCCGACGCCGACGCGCAGATCGTGGTGGCCGACCTGGACGTGCTGGGTGGGCACATCGAAGACGCGTTCGCGCGGCTGATCGACACGGTGCGGGTCACCAGCGGCGAGGACCGCGACAAGGTGCGTTCGCACCTGGTCGAGCTCTTCGACGTGGTCGGTAAGGAAGACCCGCGGGTTCCGAAGGCACGGATCGCGCTGGCCAACGCGCTCTTCTGAGGCGTTCTCGGATCTGAGCGCTCGCGGCGGCTCTCAAGAAGGACCAATGACGGACGGCGTCGGCACCCGGGTGGGTGCCGACGCCTTTCGCCGTCCGGGGCAAAAGATCAGGCTGACACCGGGGAGTGTCTAGCGAGCGGGCTACCGAGCGCCCCTCCGTTTGCCGGATTCTGACTCATGTCGGGCCTGGGCGCCTGACCGGGAGCTGTGCGGCGGGGTTAGATGACGTCATGCCGTGACTCCTTGTCAACGGCCGATAACTGTCAGTCGTTATCGTTGTCTTGCTCGCGGGTCTTCGTGGCCCGGCCTGGAGGGGAACCATGTCGCGCGTCTTCATCGTGGGGTCCGGATCGGTGGGCGCTGCCACCGGCCGGGCGCTGGGGCA
This genomic interval carries:
- a CDS encoding tetratricopeptide repeat protein, giving the protein MTNQPGMRAGRPSLNLRGAVDLGGLAARPAAPTGAKSATGGPAGTPGAFVIDTTDASFATEVIQQSQTVPVVLDFWAEWCGPCKQLSPLLESLAAELNGRILLAKVDVDANPQLAQAFQVQSIPSVFAVVKGQPIPLFQGAQPDAQVRAVLDELLRVAEANGVTGVLAAEPAGEADDDAEPEEEPLPPLHQEAYDAIERDDLDAAITAYEQALRESPADDLAKVGLAQVQLMKRTNGVDPNQARQTAAQNPADADAQIVVADLDVLGGHIEDAFARLIDTVRVTSGEDRDKVRSHLVELFDVVGKEDPRVPKARIALANALF